The Kineothrix sp. IPX-CK genomic interval ACAGAAATGAAAATCGGAGTGACAATAGAAATGATAACCGAGGAACGAATCGCCCTCCTTATGGCGGCAATCAGGAGAATCAAGGCGATAGGCGTAATTATTCTTCTAATACAAGGGGCAATAGGCCTTTTAACAATAATGAAGGCGGTGGCAGAGGCAATGCAGGGGCGGACAATAGGTTCAGAAAACCTGCGTCTTCCAAAGGCTTCGTACCGGAAAGTCCGGTAAAGGACACTGAAAAGCACAGAGATGAAGAAAAGCGCAGAATCAGTCAGGAAAAGGATAAGCGTTCCAAAAAAGATTTTATTTATGAAGAAGATACAAAAACGCTGAACAAAAATAAGGCCGGGAGGTTTATCAAACCGGAAAAGAGAGTGGAAGATGCGAAGGAAGAGCAGATTAAAGTAATTACAGTGCCTGAATCTATCACGATTAAAGATTTTGCGGATAAAATGAAGTTGCAGCCTTCTGCCATCATTAAAAAGCTGTTTCTTCAGGGTCAGATTGTAACGGTGAATTCCGAGCTTTCCTTTGAAGAGGCGGAAAATATCGCGATTGAATACGATATTATCTGTGAAAAAGAAGTTAAGGTTGACGTCATCGAGGAACTGTTAAAGGAAGAGGACGAAAACGAAGAAGAACTGGCTACGAGACCTCCGGTTATATGCGTTATGGGTCACGTCGATCACGGGAAAACTTCACTGTTAGACGCTATTCGTAAAACCAACGTCATCGATAAGGAAGCCGGCGGCATTACGCAGCATATCGGTGCTTATACGGTAAATGTTAACGGTCAGAAGATTACGTTTCTCGATACACCAGGTCATGAGGCCTTTACAGCAATGCGTATGCGCGGAGCGAACTCCACGGATATCGCTATTCTCGTAGTTGCGGCGGATGACGGAGTAATGCCTCAGACGGTAGAAGCAATCAACCATGCTAAGGCGGCAGGCATCGAAATTATCGTGGCTGTCAACAAGATAGATAAACCCAGTGCCAATATGGATCGGGTAAAACAGGAAATGACAGAATATGAGCTGATTCCTGTTGATTGGGGCGGAACGACAGAGTTCGTACCTGTTTCTGCAAAGTCAGGAGAAGGCATCGATACACTGTTAGAGACCATTTTGCTTACGGCAGAAATTCTGGAGCTTAAGGCAAATCCTGAAAGACGCGCAAGAGGTCTCGTCATCGAGGCTGAATTGGATAAGGGAAGAGGTCCGGTTGCCACTGTACTGGTACAAAAGGGTACGCTTCATGTAGGAGACTTTATTTCGGCAGGCGCATGTCACGGTAAGGTAAGAGCTATGATCGATGATAAGGGAAGACGGGTAAAAGAAGCGCTTCCTTCTACGCCGGTAGAAATTCTGGGACTTTCCGATGTACCCAGTGCAGGCGAAGTGTTTATTGCACATGAAAATGACAAGACTGCAAAAACTTATGCAGAAACCTATCTCTCTCAGAATAAAGAAAAGATGCTTGAAGATACTAAAGCCAAGATGTCTCTTGACGATCTCTTTACAAAGATTCAGGCAGGCAATTTGAAGGAACTTAATCTGATTGTAAAGGCCGACGTACAGGGAAGCGTTGAGGCGGTAAAGCAAAGCCTTCTCAAGCTTTCCAACGACGAGGTGGTAGTAAAATGTATTCATGGAGGAGTAGGTGCTATCAACGAGTCGGACGTATCGCTGGCATCGGCTTCGCAGGCGATTATTATCGGCTTCAACGTCAGACCGGATGCGATGGCCAAGACCATTTCCGAGAGGGAAGGCGTAGATATCAGGCTTTATAAAGTCATCTATCAGGCGATAGAGGATATAGAGGCAGCGATGAAGGGTATGTTAGATCCCGTATTCGAAGAGAAGGTAATCGGTCATGCGGAGGTGCGTCAGATATTCAAGGCATCTGCGATCGGCAACATTGCCGGATCTTATGTACTGGACGGTATGTTCAGAAAAGACTGCAAGGTTCGCGTTACGAGAGAGGGCGAGCAGATCTTCGAAGGCGAGCTGGCTTCTCTTAAGAGATTCAAGGACGACGTCAAAGAAGTAAAAGCCGGATTCGAGTGCGGCCTTGTATTTGAAGGCTTTGATCAGATGCAGGAGCTGGATGTCGTAGAGGCTTATATTATGGTAGAGGTACCTCGCTAAGGAGTCTATGGCTTCTGGTACGGCCTTGAAAGAAATGGATGATGATATGAGAAAAAATAGTTTAAAGAATACACGCATCAACGGGGAAGTACAGAGAGCTTTGGCTGAGATCATACGTGGAGGAATCAAGGATCCGCGTATCAGCCCTCTCACCTCGGTGGTATCGGTAGAGGTGTCTCCGGACTTAAAGACATGCAAGGCATGGATCAGCGTGCTGGGAGAAGAAGATGCCCTAAAGAGCACGCTGGCAGGCTTAAGAAGCGCGAGCGGCTATATTAAGAACCAGCTGGCAAAAGAAATCAATCTAAGAAATACGCCGGAAATCACTTTTATTATGGACCAGTCCATCGCTTATGGGGTGAACATGTCCAAACTGATCGACGAAGTGAATAAGGAAGGCGGTAAAGAAGAGGAGTAGGGGTAAATGTTTGACTTCCGCCTTTTTAGGCGGAGAAAGGGGGCGGACGATGAAAATTTCAGAAGAATTAAAAGGGGCGCAGACCATTGGCATCAGCGGACATATCAGACCTGACGGAGATTGCGTCGGCTCCTGTATGGCTTTATATTTGTATTTAAAAAAGGAATTTCCCGAGGCGCAGGTGGAAGTGTTCCTGGAGCAGCCTCCTGAGGTTTTTAACTGTATCAAGGACATAAAAGAAATACGGACCGATTTTAAAACGGAGCTTCAACGCTTCGATGCTTTTATTGCCCTCGACACGGTGAAAGAGCGTATGGGAGAAGCGGAGAAGTTTTTTGACAATGCGGGTAAGAAGATAAATATCGACCACCACATCAGCAATAAAGGCTGCGGTGGCACGAACTATATCGATGCGCAGGCCAGCTCCACCAGCGAGCTGATTTACAAGGTATTAGACGAAGAAAAGCTGGATGAAGAAATCGCTAAGGCAATTTATATCGGCATCATACACGATACGGGAGTATTCAATTATTCCAATACCACCCCGGATGCGCTTGCAATAGCATCTAAGCTGATTTCTTTCGGTTTTGATTTTTCCGAAATCATAGAAAAGACCTTTTATGAAAAGTCATATGTGCAGAACCTTCTGCTGGGGCGTGCGCTTTTGGAAAGTATCACATTTATGGACGGAAAATGTATTGTTAGTGCGATACATCAGAGAACTCTGGCTTTTTATCATGCGGATTCTAAGGATTTGGAGGGCATCGTAAGTCAGCTTAATCATACAGAGGGCGTGGAGTGCACCATTTTCATGTATCAGACGGGAACGATGGAATACAAGGTAAGCCTGCGCTCCAAGGGAATGGTAGACGTGGCGCAGATTGCCGTATTTTTCGGCGGCGGAGGGCATGTACGTGCGGCAGGCTGTACAATGAACGGCACCTTCCACGACGTAGTGAATAATCTATCTCTGCATATTGAAAAAGAACTTCAGAAGAATATGAGATAAAACATGCAAAAGATTATGGAGAGGTAAGATGTATAACGGAATTATCAATGTATATAAAGAAGCAGGCTTTACCTCTCATGACGTGGTGGCGAAGCTTCGTGGAATATTGAAGCAGAAGAAGATAGGGCATACGGGGACGCTGGATCCGGATGCGGTAGGAGTGCTCCCGGTCTGTCTTGGAAGTGCTACTAAGCTGTGCGATATGCTTACGGATAAGAGCAAGGAATACCGGACGGAGTTTCTGCTTGGAAAGATAACGGATACGCAGGATATTTCGGGTAAGGTTCTTTCAGAAAGAGAGGTAGACGTTACTGCATTACAGGTGCAGGAGGCTGTCTTGTCCTTCGTTGGAGCCTATGATCAGGTCCCGCCCATGTATTCTGCAATTAAAGTAGACGGAAAAAAGCTGTACCAGCTTGCGCGCGAAGGCAGGGAAATAGAGCGGAAGGCAAGGTCGGTACACATTGATTATATAACGATAAATAGTATAGAACTTCCTAAAGTTGCAATGACGGTAGGCTGTTCAAAGGGTACCTATATCCGGACACTATGCCATGATATCGGTCAAAAGTCAGGCTGCGGAGCCGTGATGACACATTTGGAGAGGACCCGTGCAGGCGGATTCGTTTTAGCGGATTCCATGACACTCGGCGATATAGAGAAAGCTGCAGTGCAGGGCACTGTAGGTAAATACATACTTCCGGTGGATGCGGTATTTAAGGATTATAAAGCGGTAATGGTAGAGGAAAAGTTTAAGAAACTTATCGACAACGGGAATTCCTTTTATGCCGGTATGCTGACGGAGACGGGCGCATACGGGGATGAAGAACCGGTGCGGGTGTACGGCTGTGAAGGAAAGTTTTACGGCATATATGAATATTGTTCGCGGGACGAGCGGTTTACTCCTGTGAAAATGTTTTTGGAGAAATAAAATGCAAATTATTCAAGGAACGACAGAATTCGAGTTAAGCGAAAAGAGTGCGGTTTCCATAGGTAAATTCGACGGTATCCATTTGGGGCATCAGAAATTGCTTGGCAATATATTGGAGCAAAAAGAACAAGGTCAGAAAGCGGTTGTATTCACTTTCGATCCGCCGCCCTCCGTACTTTTTGGAAGAGCGGACGATAGGGAACTGATGACGAAAAAGGAGAAAAGAACGGCCTTTGATCGGATGGGAATTGATGTACTCATAGAATTCCCGCTGACAGCGCAGACTGCAGCCACTTTGCCCGAGGATTTCATCGAGGATATTCTGGTAAAGAGGCTTCGTGCCGAATACATAGCAGCGGGAGCCGACGTGTCCTTCGGCGATAAAGGGGCAGGAAATTACATGCTCTTGCGTTCTATGGCAAAGCATTTTGGATATCAGGTGGAGATTATTGATAAGATTTATTTTAATGGACGGGAAATCAGTTCCACCTACGTGCGTGAAGAATTGGAAAAAGGCAATATGGAAACTGTGGCAAAACTGCTGGGAGCCCCTTATGGCATAAGTGAGACGGTAGTCCATGGAAACCGTTTTGGCAGAACAATCGGAATGCCTACGGCTAATCTTCTGCCTTCTGAGACTAAGCTATTGCCTCCAAGAGGGGTCTATTATTCCGAGGTATTCATAAAAGAAATGCGATATGCCGGGATAACGAATATCGGTTACAAGCCCACAGTAAGCGATATAAAGCAAATGGGTGTGGAAACCTTTATTTATGAATTCGATGAGGATATTTACGGAGAAGAGATGACGGTAAGACTGCTTTCCTATAAGAGGCCGGAGGAAAAATTTGACGGTAAAGCTGCTTTAAAGGAGCAGATGATAAAAGATATCGAAGAAGGAAAGGCATTTCATTTCGGATAGTGAATCTCGTGTCAGCGGGGAGAGCAAGGCGTAAGGACGCAATGCAGAATAATGTAGAAAAAGCGCGAAAACTTCCAAAGTTTCCCGCTTTTTTTTATTTGACAGCAGTATGCTCTGTTGCTATAATAACCCTGTAATATATTTAATAATTCTGTAATATATCGCGGAGGTTTTCATGAAATATAAAATGACGGGCATTGCCAGTATGTGCATAACGGGAATGATCTTACTGCAGAATACTCCGGTACATGCAATAGAAGGCAGTGAAGCGCTGGAGAAGCTGTTTTTGTCGAAAGAGGTTTCCACTGTTGCAAACAATGAACTGGGAACGAATTATTCCATAGCCGAAGGCATTACTACGGCCAGTGTGTTCAAGCCGAAAGCGATTGCGGTCACGGAGCCTATAAAGGAATCCATAGCACAGCCGGTAGGAGCAGCGGCCTTGCTGGAAACGGAAAAGACGCAGGAAGAATATATCGCTGCGGCAGATGAGGCTCAGGGCGCGCTCTGGGGATATACGAATCTCGGTATTTCCAATGTGGACAATAATTTAAATATAAGACAAACGCCTGCAGATGACGGAAAACTGGTAGGGAAGCTTCCGAAGAATGCGGCATGTGAAATAATAAAGAACGAAGGTGAGTGGACGCTTATCAAGTCCGGAAAGGTAGAGGGCTATGTGAAGAGCGAATTCCTATTGAATGGCTGGAATGCAAAAAAGCGTGCCAACGAAGCTATGGCCGTAGTTGCAGTAGTCAATAGCGACAGCTTAAAGGTCAGGGAAAAGCCGAATACGGACTGTGAAGTGATTACCATGGTTCCTAAAGGAGAGGAACTTGACGTAGTAGCAGTAGAAGGCGACTGGGTTAAGATTTTAATCGACGATGAGGAGAATTATGTTGCGGCAGAATATGTCAGCGTAGAGGAGAAGCTTGCAAATGCTATTACGATGACTGAGTTGTTATATGGGCAGGGTGTGTCCAATGTTCGTGTGGATTTGTGCCAATATGCAAAGCAGTTTGTAGGGAATCCTTATGTGTGGGGCGGAACCAGCCTGACCAAGGGCGCGGATTGTTCCGGTTTTGTGCTCAGCGTATTTAAGAATTTTGGTATCTCTCTGCCTAGAAATTCAGGGTCACAGGCGGGGACAGGAACGAAAATATCCATTTCTGAAGCGCAGCCCGGTGATTTGATTTTCTATGCGAAGGGCGGCAGCATCAATCATGTAGCGTTGTATATCGGCGGGGGGCAGGTGGTGCATGCCAGCAGTCCTAAGACGGGAATCAAGATTTCCCAATATAATTATAGAACTCCTGCAAAAATAGTACGGGTTTTGCCAAAAGATTGATTTGTAGTGTTTACATGAAGAATAAAATGTGTTAAAATGACAAAGTATGATATGGAACCGATACTCAGATTAGGGACGACTCCGACCCCATCTTAGTATACGGCGTTAAGACAAGAAGGAGGAAATCAAATGATTTCAAAGGAAAAGAAAACATCGATTATTCAGGAATACGCCAGAACAGAAGGCGATACCGGTTCACCGGAGGTACAGATTGCGGTACTTACAGCGAGAATTCAGGAGCTTACAGAGCATTTGAAGAGCAATTCGAAGGATCATCACTCAAGAAGAGGGCTTCTCAAAATGGTTGGACAGAGACGTGGTCTTCTCGGTTATTTGAAGAAAACCGACATTGAGAGATACCGTTCTTTAATTGAAAGACTTGGAATCAGAAAGTAATTATTAAATGGAAAAAAGGCGGATACAGACTGATAGGTTGCAGTGTCCGTCTTTTTATGCGTAAATAGGATATGTTAATAAAAGGCGGAGGGGATACTCCGAGACCACTGATGTGAGCTCGAACTTAAAATGTTTTCTGCTTCGAGAGTACATCAGTAGTTTCGGTATCTCTTGCCTTTTAAGTATAAAAAAGGAGAAAAAGAGTAAATGGAAAAAAATTACAAAACTTTTACAATGGATCTTGCTGGCAGAACTCTGAGCATCGATATAGACAGAGTCGGCAAGCAGGCAAACGGCTGCGCGTTCATGCAGTATGGTGAGACTACCGTGCTTTGCACGGCTACGGCTTCTGAGAAGCCGAGAGAAGGAATCGATTTCTTCCCTTTAAGCGTAGAATATGAAGAAAAATTATACGCAGTAGGAAAGATTCCCGGTGGCTTTAATAAAAGAGAGGGTAAGGCTTCTGAGAACGCCATTTTGACGAGCCGCGTTATCGACAGACCGATGAGACCTCTTTTCCCTAAGGATTACAGAAATGATGTCACTCTCAACAATATGGTAATGTCTGTAGATCCGACCTGCCGTCCTGAATTGGTAGCTATGATCGGTTCCGCAGTTGCAACATGTATTTCAGACATTCCCTTTGACGGACCGTGCGCAACGACACAGATAGGCATGATAGACGGTGAGTTCGTCATCAACCCTTCCCAAGAGGAGTGGAAAATCGGTGATCTAAATCTTACCGTAGCTTCTACCGCCGAAAAAGTTATTATGATTGAGGCGGGTGCTAACGAGGT includes:
- the truB gene encoding tRNA pseudouridine(55) synthase TruB, which codes for MYNGIINVYKEAGFTSHDVVAKLRGILKQKKIGHTGTLDPDAVGVLPVCLGSATKLCDMLTDKSKEYRTEFLLGKITDTQDISGKVLSEREVDVTALQVQEAVLSFVGAYDQVPPMYSAIKVDGKKLYQLAREGREIERKARSVHIDYITINSIELPKVAMTVGCSKGTYIRTLCHDIGQKSGCGAVMTHLERTRAGGFVLADSMTLGDIEKAAVQGTVGKYILPVDAVFKDYKAVMVEEKFKKLIDNGNSFYAGMLTETGAYGDEEPVRVYGCEGKFYGIYEYCSRDERFTPVKMFLEK
- a CDS encoding bifunctional riboflavin kinase/FAD synthetase, which codes for MQIIQGTTEFELSEKSAVSIGKFDGIHLGHQKLLGNILEQKEQGQKAVVFTFDPPPSVLFGRADDRELMTKKEKRTAFDRMGIDVLIEFPLTAQTAATLPEDFIEDILVKRLRAEYIAAGADVSFGDKGAGNYMLLRSMAKHFGYQVEIIDKIYFNGREISSTYVREELEKGNMETVAKLLGAPYGISETVVHGNRFGRTIGMPTANLLPSETKLLPPRGVYYSEVFIKEMRYAGITNIGYKPTVSDIKQMGVETFIYEFDEDIYGEEMTVRLLSYKRPEEKFDGKAALKEQMIKDIEEGKAFHFG
- the rbfA gene encoding 30S ribosome-binding factor RbfA yields the protein MRKNSLKNTRINGEVQRALAEIIRGGIKDPRISPLTSVVSVEVSPDLKTCKAWISVLGEEDALKSTLAGLRSASGYIKNQLAKEINLRNTPEITFIMDQSIAYGVNMSKLIDEVNKEGGKEEE
- a CDS encoding NlpC/P60 family protein; its protein translation is MKYKMTGIASMCITGMILLQNTPVHAIEGSEALEKLFLSKEVSTVANNELGTNYSIAEGITTASVFKPKAIAVTEPIKESIAQPVGAAALLETEKTQEEYIAAADEAQGALWGYTNLGISNVDNNLNIRQTPADDGKLVGKLPKNAACEIIKNEGEWTLIKSGKVEGYVKSEFLLNGWNAKKRANEAMAVVAVVNSDSLKVREKPNTDCEVITMVPKGEELDVVAVEGDWVKILIDDEENYVAAEYVSVEEKLANAITMTELLYGQGVSNVRVDLCQYAKQFVGNPYVWGGTSLTKGADCSGFVLSVFKNFGISLPRNSGSQAGTGTKISISEAQPGDLIFYAKGGSINHVALYIGGGQVVHASSPKTGIKISQYNYRTPAKIVRVLPKD
- a CDS encoding bifunctional oligoribonuclease/PAP phosphatase NrnA; the encoded protein is MKISEELKGAQTIGISGHIRPDGDCVGSCMALYLYLKKEFPEAQVEVFLEQPPEVFNCIKDIKEIRTDFKTELQRFDAFIALDTVKERMGEAEKFFDNAGKKINIDHHISNKGCGGTNYIDAQASSTSELIYKVLDEEKLDEEIAKAIYIGIIHDTGVFNYSNTTPDALAIASKLISFGFDFSEIIEKTFYEKSYVQNLLLGRALLESITFMDGKCIVSAIHQRTLAFYHADSKDLEGIVSQLNHTEGVECTIFMYQTGTMEYKVSLRSKGMVDVAQIAVFFGGGGHVRAAGCTMNGTFHDVVNNLSLHIEKELQKNMR
- the infB gene encoding translation initiation factor IF-2 — protein: MAKMKVHELAKELDKQSKDIISFLQEKGIEAKAPQSSIEDDSVALIRKQFGKERAETTKQEVVKAEQETADIPKKKKKIIFVSNPHNSKMPGQKPQQQGGERKATSAPGNSNSTNSNQKKAAEPYRPVKPLTPPSPTPPVTMVSPAGTPKKETKSMQEADSVIETQTAAARPTERDTSERRSYSDNRSGNTESQRRTDNNRNDGGSRPYNNNRPDGGNRPYNNNRPDGGSRPYNNNRPDGGNRPYNNNRPDGGNRPYNNNNNRPDGGSRPYNNNRPDGGNRPYNNNNNRPDGGSRPYNNNRPDGGNRPYNNNRPDNNRNENRSDNRNDNRGTNRPPYGGNQENQGDRRNYSSNTRGNRPFNNNEGGGRGNAGADNRFRKPASSKGFVPESPVKDTEKHRDEEKRRISQEKDKRSKKDFIYEEDTKTLNKNKAGRFIKPEKRVEDAKEEQIKVITVPESITIKDFADKMKLQPSAIIKKLFLQGQIVTVNSELSFEEAENIAIEYDIICEKEVKVDVIEELLKEEDENEEELATRPPVICVMGHVDHGKTSLLDAIRKTNVIDKEAGGITQHIGAYTVNVNGQKITFLDTPGHEAFTAMRMRGANSTDIAILVVAADDGVMPQTVEAINHAKAAGIEIIVAVNKIDKPSANMDRVKQEMTEYELIPVDWGGTTEFVPVSAKSGEGIDTLLETILLTAEILELKANPERRARGLVIEAELDKGRGPVATVLVQKGTLHVGDFISAGACHGKVRAMIDDKGRRVKEALPSTPVEILGLSDVPSAGEVFIAHENDKTAKTYAETYLSQNKEKMLEDTKAKMSLDDLFTKIQAGNLKELNLIVKADVQGSVEAVKQSLLKLSNDEVVVKCIHGGVGAINESDVSLASASQAIIIGFNVRPDAMAKTISEREGVDIRLYKVIYQAIEDIEAAMKGMLDPVFEEKVIGHAEVRQIFKASAIGNIAGSYVLDGMFRKDCKVRVTREGEQIFEGELASLKRFKDDVKEVKAGFECGLVFEGFDQMQELDVVEAYIMVEVPR
- the rpsO gene encoding 30S ribosomal protein S15 — encoded protein: MISKEKKTSIIQEYARTEGDTGSPEVQIAVLTARIQELTEHLKSNSKDHHSRRGLLKMVGQRRGLLGYLKKTDIERYRSLIERLGIRK